Genomic DNA from Cucumis melo cultivar AY chromosome 10, USDA_Cmelo_AY_1.0, whole genome shotgun sequence:
GTTTTTACGAGCTTCTTCTATTACATTGCCCGAAACTATCGTGAGAGATTCTACTCATTTTATATCTCCGGCATCTTGTGAGCTTCACAACTTGTTTATTGCTCTCCCCCAACTCTTCTGCCCTGCTCCACCAACCTACCTTCCATTATAGTTATGCTTCCTTCAATCACACTTACTCCTTAAGTTAGACCACCGCCACTGTTGTCTTCTTCTCATTAGTTCGTGGTGGCTGTTGGTAATTTGAATGCTTATTTATATTCTCTGATTGTTTCTTGTTTGTTCTTTGCATAGAGAAATATACATTTGTGACCCcatttttaatttgagattCCTCATTAATTGATTTTAATTGTGAGGTGATCTTTAACGGACTATTCTCAAATTATATAGTCAGCTTCTCAAATTATGTCTTTAATATGTATATTTTCAATTTGATGACAATTGGAAGTGTTCCCCATCCATCTCCATCATCAAAAAGAGGTTGATTCACTTATTCCCTCAACAATAATTTGGGTactatctttttttctttattcgaAGAGAACGGTGCGATTGATATGTATAAATACCTTTTTCTCTATTATACGAATACTAGGAACAACTTTTAGGTAAATTgttcaaaaaataaagaatcGTGGGTGTAGAAAAATTCTTGCAACAGAATGACCACCTGTTTACCTATTTAAATTACAAAACCATTCTATTATTGTGTTGAAGAATATGAGCATTTCAATAAAGTCTATTATATGTAAAAGTAAGAATACACCAAATTGAATTtattaacttttgaaaatacatatatttttttacagCCATGAAATCATGTGTAGTGAAAAATCTAAGAACGCCACAAGGGCTAGTGGTGACAAAAGGTGTAAAGTAGAGTTGGTTTCCTAACTTGTTCGGGAAAGGAGTAGATTCAAACACATGTCAAGCCATTCAACCTAACTTCCTTAGATGGAGTACCAACTCCCCTATTTTAGGTTAGGTTTGTAGGTGCATGcaatattcaaatttcaaagaaaaagaaaaagttttttAACTCCCAAGTTGAGATTCTTTTGTTAATTCTTTTGTTAAtcttaattttttcttttctatatatttgtactttttaaaaaaaaaacaaaattttaaataacaacAAAAATTAGCCTATAGTCCTATTATTAGAAAAAGGAAGaatgaaaatataaataataacacGACCCATTCAAAAAGTTCTTGTTAAGCTGTGGTTGTCATAGTTGAATAAACTTTTAGACAGCAATGAGTTTCTAGACTAAATCCAAAATTTATGTGCAAACGACTTATTCTCTACTCTCTTCCATGTTTATGATTGATGACTCAATCTTCTAAATTATTCAATCTTCTAAATTATAACCTTTTGTTTGTATGAGTCAAATCTATAGGATAAAATACTCAATGAAGATTGGATCAACGGTATAAATGAACCATACAATCGACCCAACCCAAACAAATAGGGTGTCATTAAGATAAACTAATCTCGTGGATGATAGTTTTTAAATGGAACTtcttcaaaaataaaaagaaaattaaaaaaactacTTACACTCCATATATTTAAAGACAATTTTTAggtatctttttattttttattttcgaaAGTCAGGCATGATGAATATTTATATTGAATGATCCCAAGAATATAATTGAAAGTCAAGGCGACTGGAGAAGATAAGAGGAAAAGACGAGAACCCAAACATAGGGGGGCTAAATATGTTAATTTAGCCTATTTATTCAACCTAGAAGAACATCAGAGGTCacattacaaatttaaaaagaaaaaaaaaagatggggGGAAAATTGTTGGGAAAAACAAAACCTAATTCTACTAGTAATAATAAAATCTCAAGAAACTTTATGACCTTGATCACAATAAAAAACGACCATTTTGACTCTAATTCAAGTCTCTGACTTATTACATACATGGTTGAGGATGAAAAGATGGTGTGCTCCAACACAGCAAATTTCTGCTTCTTCATTCTTCGATGCTGTTGTGGGGGAATGCTTTCACGTTCATTTTGAATCAATAATCTTCTTCGCAAAAGATGGCAAACAGAAAGCTGCTGCATGAATCTGAAGATTTTCAACAAAACAACAGCGAAAGAGAGGTTTCAGTTCTAGTCAGATGGAAGTACATTAATGTTATATAAGAAGATTTTGAAGGGTTGACAACAGATCCCACCTCTGAGTTGTAAAACTTGAGCGGACTCTTTGCGGAGTCAATGCCGTTCACCTCGACTGGGTTTACTGGATGCTTGAAATCGACATCAGGTCCCTCGGTTGAGCAGAGCATAAACCCAATCACTCCACTGAAACATGAATCAGATTGATGTTTAGAAAAGGTAACATTCAAAAAGAACACCGGCAAAGGAAATCGCGAGATCAACAACATGATAGAAATAAAAACTGATCTTTTAGTATACGCGACTGCATAGGCACAACAAATGCCAAATTGGTAGGTGGTCATGTGTGTACCTTGGATATGTGGGAACTGTAGTCCATGCATAGTTGACAGAGCCTTTGAATATCTGGCGGCAGTTTGTTACAATGTCTTCAATGATATGCATGTGAAGCCAGATGCTCTCTGCCTGAGTACATACAACACCTCCTGGTCGAAGAGCTTTGGCAACTGAAGCAAAAAAGGGCTTCTCAAAAAGCTCTTGTGCAGGCCCTGTTAGATGAAAAATGATGTTCATTTTCTAAAGAATCCAACATATAGTTCCATCTTCATCTTGAAACGAAAGAGATGTAATTACCGATAGGATCAGAAGAATCCACTATAATTGCATCATAAGTGCCTTCAGGAACAGCCTTCAGAAATGCAACACCTGCAACACAAAGCACGCCGATATACACAGTTGAGATATTATACGAAAAGGGGGGGTTGAGGGAGAGTTGATGAGAAGATGATCTATCATATACCATCACCAACATGAAGAGTGACACGAGGATCCTCGTACCCAATAGCTACGCGAGGGAAAAATTCTTTGGAAACCTGCAAAGAAAAACGTAGGCAATagtatttaatcaaaattcagaagaaagTATCAATCATAACAATTTCTTATTCAAAAGAGCAAAAGAGCTGACAGTTAGTACTTACATCAACTACCATCTTGTCGATTTCACAGATATCTATCTGCTCAACGGATGAATGTCGAGCCACCTCTCGCAAGACACCGCCATCTCCTCCACCGATGACTAGAACCTAATAGCAGCAATTGAGTAagaaaacaatgaaacaaaataaaataagcaAAACATCACCAACCGATATGATACTCCAAATTTACAGACACTTGTGAAAAAAGGAAACCCTAGGCGCCTGTGAGAGCATTTGAGCAAATTCAAGCAAAAGTTCACTATCTCAGATACCAACCAACTTCACAAGAAAACGTGCTTAAGCTCGAACAAGAAAAGATGGCAGCAGTGATAACTGACAATCGTAAACATTATATTAAACAACATTAAAACCCAACAGATTGTAGTTTTGATTCCCCACTCCATCCTCActttaaacaattaaaatttacataaaacaaACACTAAAACTTAACATACACGAGGTAATATCAACAAAAAAGTCAATGACATGCCTGcttctcatttttttcttaagcACCAAAGGTATTAGACTTAACAACAACCATAGTATGTCAAAACTTACGACTCCATATGCAAGTTCTAAAAAGTTTTCAAAACACTACAGTAATAGAAAAACCTTTTTGGGATTTGGAATTGAGCAAAGTGGAAGGTGAGTGATCATCTCTTGATAAGCACATTCATCTCTCTCAGTAAGCTGAATCACCCCATCCAAAACCAGAACCTTCCCATAAGTTGATGACTGCAGGATTCGTAAACCACAACTTCAATATATCAGCCAAACAAAGCAGAAAAAACACACACTACAAAACAATATATCATAAACTTCAACCTCATAGCATGAATACCTGAAATACCAAAACATCCTGATAATCAGACTTCCCTTGAAACAAAACCTTCTCCACCTTCAAGGAGTGAGCCTCTCCTGCATGACATTAAATCATTCGACTTTCTCatcaaaaaagaaaacccaGTACCAGAAAAACTCACAGAACGATTATATCGCTCAATCGTCTAACAAATCTCAGTGCCaaacagaaagaaaaaagtatatatagACGAAAAAACCCACCAGGCCACATTGGGCTAATTTCAGAAAACCATCCAGGAATTACAGAGGAAATAGAAGCAGGAACCCCATTCTCAATCTGGGGTTTGTTCGCTGCCGACCCGACGACGGAT
This window encodes:
- the LOC103489019 gene encoding spermidine synthase, with the translated sequence MAAEQSVVGSAANKPQIENGVPASISSVIPGWFSEISPMWPGEAHSLKVEKVLFQGKSDYQDVLVFQSSTYGKVLVLDGVIQLTERDECAYQEMITHLPLCSIPNPKKVLVIGGGDGGVLREVARHSSVEQIDICEIDKMVVDVSKEFFPRVAIGYEDPRVTLHVGDGVAFLKAVPEGTYDAIIVDSSDPIGPAQELFEKPFFASVAKALRPGGVVCTQAESIWLHMHIIEDIVTNCRQIFKGSVNYAWTTVPTYPSGVIGFMLCSTEGPDVDFKHPVNPVEVNGIDSAKSPLKFYNSEIHAAAFCLPSFAKKIIDSK